CACCCTTTTCATAATTAGATGAAATGATTTTAACTGTTAaaatgtactacctccgttcctaaaagttctttacgctttccgttttagtctgttCCTGAAAGTTTTTTACactcctactttattccatttatactcttatttggcccaccataacttacccactcacaatactttaatattagtttccacccactcacattgttggacaatttatagtcactcattttccatttgttaccccaccatcacatgttcaccaaaattccttaattaccgtgcaaatagtaaccgtaaagatcatttaggaacggaggtagtacgtcTTTACGCCCCGACAATAAGAATGTTCTCAAGATCACTCATCGACCGTCCGATAGCCATTTCATTGTCTTTCTCTGACCCGTTGATCATCCATATCTCTGGAATTGCTTGTGCTAGGTTATTCACCGATTCTAGAGCGTAATCTGCCTCTTGAGTTTTCATTGTTCGCCCAACCTgacaataaattaaatatggacTTTTATTGTTTATATAGTGACTATAAATCTATAATAAACTAAACACCAAATTTCTGtgatatagtaaccatttttgGAATCATAGTAACCATGTAATTTTAAAAGTgaattgtgacttaaaatcaaattattcaagcacaacatgtatcaacaacaccaatttgatatttttttcataaCAATCCTAATAAACATACCAAAACAAATTAAGAACAAGTTGTTGACCTTTTTTAGgcatggtccacaataaatttattgtggactTGATCCATTTAAGAATTTGTGAAGTTAGTTTATTTGAATCATAGTACTACGAACTAATTAACGCTGTATAATATTGTATTCTTGTTTTATTCTGTTCAAATATTAAGTTCAAATtactaaatattaaattattgattttgggtccacactaatattattgtggatcaGATTCACGTAAGAATAATCCAACTAACTTTGTTTTTTTAGGTAGACTTTGCTATTACTCCATTTGTCCCGCACCGtttagttttgactttttgcactattcacacaatTCACTATgactctattttatttctagtatatgaaaataaatgttagtatataatatattgttggcctcgtattaatatatatttttaaaatattaatatttttataagttttataatgtgtagttaaagatattgatggtcaaaattgtgcattggcaaacatatccagtcaaaaacggtgcgagtattaagggacgcaGGGAGTAACAACTAAATAAGACACGCAACTACACAAGGAGAAAGTTGTTTGATGATGATAGGAAGATGAGATAACCAATGACCATATGCCATGTAGATTATTCgtaatctatctatctatatattatactaaaagagaggaaatcaatgtggtgatgacaaatgtcactcattgattggcctctcttctatatattgaaaaaaattataaagaaataaaatatttgattctataattattttgttaacttttatgtcaaaaaaatatttgattctatttaatttcttcaaaataaaaaacgatTTCATTCTATACACAAGgggattattttttaaaattatacatcttttctatatttggtTGTACTTATTTTCTATATTTGataacaaatataaccaatataaaattatctttttataaaaaattcatccattatacggagtatgtagTACGGAGTAagatttttatataaaaaatttaAGAGTAGTATACTTATTTGTATTTCGTACTTACATAATTtcaatacaaataaattagaaaatcaatcaagCATGAATAAGATTGtgtaaaaaaattacaatagtactctataatattttaacaactaaatgCATAATTATAACCATCATTGGTTGTGTtattttatacgtagtatatctATATACTACCttcgttccttaatgttctttaccctttgaaatatgtgtccaaagtatgaaaaatTTTAGCGTGAATTCTCActgttatatacatcaaaatattttcatgtaagatcttattagattggtcttgttatgtatttttaaaatatcaaatttttataattttttcacatacggaaACGGatatatctattactatataataaaagagacaccaggaaaaaaatattagattataatttatggcaataatagataccacgtaataattataatattttcgTCAAATCGATACATTAATAATGGAAATTATATTCACTCGATATGTTGGTCAAAGTAGCATATTACACAtatataatatgcatattagataacataaatataaatgagtatgtttatttgCTTTTTTaattatgcagtagtttgggaatatttagttaaatattttgtaaaaaaattatcataatccgtgcgtgcacgggatctaatctagttattAATAAAAAGGGTCGTGTAGGTCTCGTGGAAAATCACGTGTTATTATTTGCGAAGTATGTAAATGGACAGTTGGACACGTCGCACATGAAAACAATACGAAACGACCGTCACTATGGAGAGTAcatacaaaacaaaacaaaaaaaaaaaaaaattcgtatgAGTTAAACTCTGCGTTTTGTGACTTTTGTCGGTGGAATTAACTAACTTACCAGCACCGTTTTCAGTCCTAAAGCTTTGCCAGCGGCGACGTTTCTCACATTGTCGTCCAGAAATAACTGCAAACAAAAAGGCCAATTCACACATTTATTAGTTTTACAGTTCAAAACTATTATTCTGCGACAATTTTTGTGTAAACTCGCCTTATCGGAAAAACCATTTTTATttgttaactaattggttatattgtttaactaatttgtttcattgcttaactaattagttccattgcatgcttaactaattgctttcaatgcttaactaattagtttcagtgattAATTTATATAACACAAATATGGTCTTTGTATAAGACCGcctaatataaaagtttgtacttATCCTGTTAGTCTGAAACATTTGCTAAGACACTAGTTTAACTATAAAGAGGTTTTCTAATTCCCGGTAGAGATTAAAAATGGTATACTAAGGACAAAATAATAACTTCAGAGGGTATATTAAGGGCTAAATGGTAACATCAGGTAATAAATTGAATCTGGCCACGAAAAATAACATTTATCTTTGACTTGTGAGTAACAATTTGGTACTTAATGAAAATGCAAACTAGTACTCCCtcccgtcccaaaattatatttCAAATTGAGCATCTCGTAATTATTATATTTGAACATAAAATAATTCTCATATTGCCCTCATTTGGGAccacaaataaaattaaaaatgcattgaGAATTTCCTCATGTACTATCCCCCGTCCCCATgtactttatttctttttacatgtactatattctacttTCTTATCATCAATGTACTATTTTTCAATTTCTCGCTCACTACATTCCACTTTTTTTAAAATCCGTATTTTTAGTcaaacaagactataattttgggacggagggaatatAACATTTCAAATCTCTACCGATTATAAAACAAGATTTCCCCTTAGTATAACCGTCATTATAGTACTTAGTACACACTAGtaaaaacttttttaaaaaatgatacttcctccatttttttataattgcaccatcttaggttttgacactattcacatattcttatatagttattttttgtgatttatatgtaaagaaaaatatattcatgtgggatcttgttagattcgtctcgagatatactttcaaattatcaaatttttataattttttcaattgtataatgagagatattaatggttaaaatagtgcattggcaagcgtgaaatctaAGACggtgcaattataaaaaaatagaggaagtatAATTTAAAGGAGTACTTACGGTGCGATGAGGATTGATATCAGCAGCAGAAATAGCAATTTGAATAGCATCAATCGAAGGTTTTAATACAACAGGGATCTCATCTGGACGAGTAGCCATTGATAAGTTTGGATTAAGAGTTTCAAAGCATATAATTTGCTCAAAACAATCCCCTATTCCGAGCCTGTTTAACGCCTTCTTAGCATGAACCCGATCCGAATTTGTAAAAATCTgtccaacaaaaaaaagaaaaattaaataaaaatgaatCATCAAAGGTTTCTTAATTTTAATCTCTATTTGGCTCcattctattggacttattttttctgaacttatattatctgaacttattaaatttgaaaaaaaaaatattttgtctgaaataaacttatttgtgtttgaaatgtctaaaaaaaacttttttttttgctgaatcttatttgaacttaactgaacttatatgaatttattttgtctgaaataagtcaaaataagttgaacataacaaGGTCTcaggctccgttctattggacttattttgactgaacttatattatctgaacttatctggacTTATCTGGATTTATCTAAACctatctaaacttatctgaacttatttgtgtatgaaaatatctgaaaaaaaacttatttttgttgaacttatattatctgaagttaagtgaacttattgaacttaactaaacttattttttcttaaataagtcaaaataagtcgaacataacAGAGTCCTAATATGACAATTAGTTCCGGGGTGAGAAAGtttttgtttaattaaaactcACAATTTTCCTTTGGGTGATGCTGAGTAAGATGT
This genomic stretch from Spinacia oleracea cultivar Varoflay chromosome 3, BTI_SOV_V1, whole genome shotgun sequence harbors:
- the LOC110784152 gene encoding uncharacterized protein isoform X3 — encoded protein: MDFGKLSRSSTSSPFDCVMFDLDDTLYSSHTGIGLALKQNIQDFLVEKLGFTTDQASSLRVELFKSYGSTLAGLRIFTNSDRVHAKKALNRLGIGDCFEQIICFETLNPNLSMATRPDEIPVVLKPSIDAIQIAISAADINPHRTLFLDDNVRNVAAGKALGLKTVLVGRTMKTQEADYALESVNNLAQAIPEIWMINGSEKDNEMAIGRSMSDLENILIVGA
- the LOC110784152 gene encoding uncharacterized protein isoform X2, which codes for MDFGKLSRSSTSSPFDCVMFDFLVEKLGFTTDQASSLRVELFKSYGSTLAGLRALGYDVDADDYHSFVHGRLPYAQIKPNPHLRNILLSITQRKIIFTNSDRVHAKKALNRLGIGDCFEQIICFETLNPNLSMATRPDEIPVVLKPSIDAIQIAISAADINPHRTLFLDDNVRNVAAGKALGLKTVLVGRTMKTQEADYALESVNNLAQAIPEIWMINGSEKDNEMAIGRSMSDLENILIVGA
- the LOC110784152 gene encoding uncharacterized protein isoform X1; its protein translation is MDFGKLSRSSTSSPFDCVMFDLDDTLYSSHTGIGLALKQNIQDFLVEKLGFTTDQASSLRVELFKSYGSTLAGLRALGYDVDADDYHSFVHGRLPYAQIKPNPHLRNILLSITQRKIIFTNSDRVHAKKALNRLGIGDCFEQIICFETLNPNLSMATRPDEIPVVLKPSIDAIQIAISAADINPHRTLFLDDNVRNVAAGKALGLKTVLVGRTMKTQEADYALESVNNLAQAIPEIWMINGSEKDNEMAIGRSMSDLENILIVGA